DNA from Clostridium sp. 'White wine YQ':
AGTAGTCTGTATATATCAGTTCCACCATCAGAATCTCTTTTAACTCTAATTTCATTACCACTAACATAAGATACTACCCCTGCATTTCTTGCCTTAGGTAATACCCCTAAGTCAACTGCAGCTTTATATTCTATACCTGTTCCCACGATAGGAGCTTGTGGTTTTAATAGTGGTACAGCTTGACGTTGCATGTTTGATCCCATCAGTGCTCTTGATGCATCATCGTTCTCTAAGAATGGTATCATAGCTGTTGCTACAGATACTATTTGTCTTGGAGATACATCCATCAAATCAACATCTTCTCTTGGAATAACAAGTACGTCTTCTAAATATCTAACAGTAACTCTTGAATCAACAAAACGTAGTTCTTCATCTAAAGGCTCATTTGCTTGAGCAACGTAGTATTGATCTTCTACATCAGCTGTAAAATATCTAACATCTTTTTCAATTATTCCTGTTTCTTTATCTACAACTCTATATGGAGTTTCTATAAATCCATATTCATTAACTCTTGCATAAGTTGCAAGAGAGTTTATTAATCCTATGTTTGGTCCTTCTGGTGTTTCTATAGGACACATTCTTCCATAATGTGAATGGTGAACGTCTCTTACTTCAAAACCAGCTCTTTCTCTTGAAAGACCTCCTGGTCCAAGAGCAGATAACCTTCTTTTATGTGTTAATTCAGATAATGGATTAATCTGATCCATGAACTGAGAAAGTTGTGAACTACCGAAGAATTCTTTGATAGCTGCAGCAACTGGTCTTATGTTAATTAACACTTGCGGAGTGATTCCTTCTTGGTCTTGAATAGTCATTCTTTCTTTAACTACTCTTTCCATTCTAGATAAACCAATTCTAAATTGATTTTGTAAAAGTTCACCTACGCTTCTAACTCTTCTATTACCTAAATGATCTATATCATCCACATACCCTATACCATAAGCTAAGCCTATTTCATAACTTATTGTTGCATACATATCATCTCTGATTATATGTTTTGGTATAAGTCTAGTAATATTCTTTTTGATTGCATCCTTTATATCTTCTTCATCTGAATAGGTTTCAAGGATTTCTTTTAATGTTGGATAGTGAACAAATTCTCTAATATTTAATTCTTCTGGATCAAAGCTCACATGTTTACTTAGATCAACAAAATGATTACCTATTACTCTGATAACTCTGTCATCAACTAGTACATCAACTGAATTTATTCCTATATTTTGAATTTCTTCTGCCATTTTTCTCGTGATCTTTTGACCTTTTTCAACAAGAACTTCTCCTGTTTCAGGATTCACGATATCCAAAGCTGCTATTTGATTAACAATTCTAAGATTTATGGCTAACTTCTTATTAAATTTGTATCTTCCAACTCTTGATAAATCATATCTCTTTGCATCAAAGAAAAGAGAATCAATAAGTGATACTGCGCTATCAACTGTTGGAGGTTCACCTGGTCTTAATCTCTTATATATTTCTAATAGAGCTTCTTCTTTTGTTTTAGTATTATCTTTTTCAATTGTTGCTTTAAATCTTTCTTCTTCTCCGAAATACTCTAAAAGCTCACCATCGGTTCCAAATCCCATGGCTCTAGCAAGTATTGTAATTGGAAGTTTTCTTGTTTTATCAATCCTTACATATATTACATCATTAGAATCTGTTTCATATTCTAACCATGCACCTCTGTTTGGAATAACTGTTGAAGAAAAAAGTTTTTTACCACTTTTATCTCTCGCAACACTATAATAAACTCCTGGAGATCTAACCAATTGGCTAACTATAACTCTTTCAGCACCGTTTATTATAAAAGTACCTTGCTCAGTCATTAATGGGAAATCTCCCATGAAAACCTCTTGCTCTTTAATTTCGCCTGTTTCCTTGTTCTGTAGCCTTACTGATACTTTTAAAGGCGCTGCATAAGTCGCATCTCTCTCTTTGCACTCTTCTACTGAGTACTTAATATTTTCCTTATCTAAGTTGAAGTCAGTAAATTCTAAAACTAAGTTACCTGTAAAGTTCGATATTGGGTTTACATCTTCAAAAACCTCATAAAGACCTTCTTTTAGGAACCAGTTATAAGAATCTAATTGTACCTCAATTAGATTTGGCATGTCAGTAACTTCTTTAACCTTAGCGAAGCTCATTCTAGTTCTTTTTCCCACTTGGACAGGATGTACCATCAACTTTCACCCCTTGTTTAAACTAAAATAACCAAAAGTACGTACTTCCCCCTTTAAGGAAAGCCACTTTCGGGTAATGTCATCATTTTAGTATAACCATTTTCTTCATTTATTATACGGTTATCCTAAAATTATATATACTAATCCATATTGAATAGTACATTAAATGATAATATCATAACAAATTTGGTATGTCAATGCTAATTAAGAATTTAAACCCTAAATTAACACTTTTTTAAAGTTATTTTGAAGAAACTAAAGAGGTGCTAATAATAGCACCTCTTTTATGCTAAACAGAAATTATTTTACTTCAACTTCTGCTCCAACTTCAGCTAATTTAGCTTTGATATCTTCAGCTTCTTCTTTAGCTACAGCTTCTTTTAATGTCTTAGGAGCTCCGTCAACTATTTCTTTAGCTTCCTTTAATCCTAATCCAGTTATTTCTCTAACAACTTTGATAACTTTGATTTTGTTAGCTCCAGCGCTAGCTAAAACTACATCAAATTCAGTTTTTTCTTCAGCAGCAGCTCCTGGTGCAGCAACACCTGCAGCAGCTACTGGTGCAGCAGCACTTACTCCGAATTCTTCTTCACAAGCTTTTACTAAATCATTTAATTCTAAAACGCTCATTGCTTTTATAGCGTCAATTATTTGTTCCTTTGTCATTTTTTAGCACCTCCGAAATTTTTTAAACTTTTTATTTTTTATTCAGCTGATTCTGATTCTTTTTTATCTTTAACTGCATTTAATAAGTATGCAAGATTTGATAATGGAGCCTTGAAGCTTCCAAGAAGTTTCGCAATAAGAACTTCCTTTGGTGGTATTTCAGCAAGTTGTTTAACTTTTTCTGAATCATACACTTCTCCAGCTACTAAACCAGCTTTTAATTCTAATTTCTTATGACCTTTAGCGAAATCATTTAATACTCTTGCAGGAGCTGTTGCATCTTCATAACCTATTGCTACAGATACTGGTCCTTCTAAATATTGAACAATTCCTTCATGGCCTAATTCTTTTGCTGCTAATGTTACTAAAGTATTTTTATATACCTTGTATTCTATACCAGCTTCTCTAAGACTCTTTCTAAGTTGAGTATCTTCTTCAACTGTTAATCCTTGATAATTTGCAAGAACAACTGATTGAGCTTTCTCTAACTTTTCTTTAATCTCAGCAACTTTAGCTTCTTTTAATTGTCTATTCTTGTTTGCCACTGTGTGTCCACCTCCTCACAGTCTATTACTGCTTTTTATAATTAAGAAAGGGTCTCTCCGCAGACCAGGAAAGACCCATTACATTCAAATGTATGGAACCCTCGGTAGGTCGATATACGTTATGCATTAGCACCCACTGTCTACGGTACACCTATTCAGTTATCACAACGAAATCAATTCTACCATAAGGATTGATCATTGTCAATATTATTCTAAAACTTTAACAGGATTAACTTTTACTCCAGGTCCCATTGTAGCTGATAAAGAAACTGACTTAACGTATTGTCCTTTTGCAGCTGCTGGTTTAGCTTTAACTATAGCTTCCATTAAAGTACGGAAGTTATCAGCTAATTTTTCTACTCCAAA
Protein-coding regions in this window:
- the rpoB gene encoding DNA-directed RNA polymerase subunit beta; protein product: MVHPVQVGKRTRMSFAKVKEVTDMPNLIEVQLDSYNWFLKEGLYEVFEDVNPISNFTGNLVLEFTDFNLDKENIKYSVEECKERDATYAAPLKVSVRLQNKETGEIKEQEVFMGDFPLMTEQGTFIINGAERVIVSQLVRSPGVYYSVARDKSGKKLFSSTVIPNRGAWLEYETDSNDVIYVRIDKTRKLPITILARAMGFGTDGELLEYFGEEERFKATIEKDNTKTKEEALLEIYKRLRPGEPPTVDSAVSLIDSLFFDAKRYDLSRVGRYKFNKKLAINLRIVNQIAALDIVNPETGEVLVEKGQKITRKMAEEIQNIGINSVDVLVDDRVIRVIGNHFVDLSKHVSFDPEELNIREFVHYPTLKEILETYSDEEDIKDAIKKNITRLIPKHIIRDDMYATISYEIGLAYGIGYVDDIDHLGNRRVRSVGELLQNQFRIGLSRMERVVKERMTIQDQEGITPQVLINIRPVAAAIKEFFGSSQLSQFMDQINPLSELTHKRRLSALGPGGLSRERAGFEVRDVHHSHYGRMCPIETPEGPNIGLINSLATYARVNEYGFIETPYRVVDKETGIIEKDVRYFTADVEDQYYVAQANEPLDEELRFVDSRVTVRYLEDVLVIPREDVDLMDVSPRQIVSVATAMIPFLENDDASRALMGSNMQRQAVPLLKPQAPIVGTGIEYKAAVDLGVLPKARNAGVVSYVSGNEIRVKRDSDGGTDIYRLLKFKRSNQGTCINQRPIVSKGEVVSEGTVLADGPSTDLGEIALGKNIRMGFITWEGYNYEDAMLISEELVREDVFTSIHIEEYECEARDTKLGPEEITRDIPNVGEDAIRDLDERGIIRIGAEVRSGDILVGKVTPKGETELTAEERLLRAIFGEKAREVRDTSLRVPHGEAGIIVDVKVFTRENGDELTPGVNELVRCYIAQKRKISVGDKMAGRHGNKGVVSRVLPEEDMPFLPDGRPLQICLNPLGVPSRMNIGQVLEVHLGWAASKLGWHIATPVFDGATEKDIEECLEQAGYNANGKTVLYDGRTGEPFDNEVTVGIMYILKLAHLVDDKIHARSTGPYSLVTQQPLGGKAQFGGQRFGEMEVWALEAYGAAHTLQEILTVKSDDVVGRVKTYEAIVKGENIPEPGVPESFKVLIKELQALCLDVKVLNDENQEVKLKELGEDEETAELDVNIEGNEDIVPPAPEGDDSYLTTDEELEEELDYDSFQLEEFQEDLELDDFNDEH
- the rplL gene encoding 50S ribosomal protein L7/L12, whose amino-acid sequence is MTKEQIIDAIKAMSVLELNDLVKACEEEFGVSAAAPVAAAGVAAPGAAAEEKTEFDVVLASAGANKIKVIKVVREITGLGLKEAKEIVDGAPKTLKEAVAKEEAEDIKAKLAEVGAEVEVK
- the rplJ gene encoding 50S ribosomal protein L10; this translates as MANKNRQLKEAKVAEIKEKLEKAQSVVLANYQGLTVEEDTQLRKSLREAGIEYKVYKNTLVTLAAKELGHEGIVQYLEGPVSVAIGYEDATAPARVLNDFAKGHKKLELKAGLVAGEVYDSEKVKQLAEIPPKEVLIAKLLGSFKAPLSNLAYLLNAVKDKKESESAE